The Pseudomonas alkylphenolica genomic sequence GCCGGAGGCCAGTTCGCCAAGGGTGATCAACCGCGCACTGTGGGCCAGCTCGTCCTGATGGCGGCGTTGCTGGCTTTCGCGCAATTCGCGCTCGGTCATGTCGCGGGCCACCAACGAGTAGTAACGCTCACCACCGGTGCCGCGATGGGCCAGCAACACCAACGACACCGGAAACGCCGCCGCACCCTGCCAGGGAATCAGTCGCGTCTCGGCGTGCCAGACACCCGTCTGTTCGGCGCACTGCCAGCCTTCGCGCTCCAGACGTTGCTGCAACGCCGGATCGAGCAATGCCTGTAACCCCGGCAACGCCTCCACGTCCTGCAGTCCCAGCGCCCGTCGTGCCGAACGATTGAGGTAGCTGAGCTGGCCGTCACGGTCGGTGAACAGCACCAGGTCTGTGTTGGCCTCCACCACTTCGGCCAGGCGCCGGCGGTTTTCCTGCGCCTCGATACGTACGCTGATGTCGCGCGAGACGCTGACAATCTCCACCACCGCACCGGTATAGGTCTCGCGTATCGCCCGGCTGGCAATCTCGAACCACAAGTCGCGGCCATCACGATGGCGCACCCGGCAGGTCATGGTCTGGTAACCGTCCTGCTCCAGTGCCTGGGCGGCCTGCAGCAACGACTGCTGACGGTCCTGAGGGTGAAACAGTGATTGCACCGCGACCCCGCGTAATTCCTCGGGCCAATAGCCAAGCAATCGATAGGACGCTGGCGAGGCATCCAGAAAGCAGCCGTCGGGGCTGTGCCGGGAAATCAGGTCGGTGGTGTTTTCAGTGATCAGTCGATACAGGCGCCGGGCCTGGCTGGCCTCCCGCTCAGCCAGGCGCTCGGCCGTGGCGTCACGGCAACGCACCAGCACCTGGTCAGCGCTGGCGGGTATGAAGGTCCACAAAAGGATCTTGTCAGCCACCGACGCTTCGACATCACTGATGGCGCGCGCCTGGCTCAGGCAAGCGTTGACCAACGCCTGTACGTTACTCGGCAACCAATAGTCGACCGTGCGCGCCGGCCAGGGCCCGAGCATCGCCTGCAAGGCCGGATTGACTGCCAGCACGGCGGCGGATGCATCCAGGATAAGGCTGGGCTGTGGGTCGCTGGCGAGCAAATGCGTCATGGCGGCGCTCAATTGGTGGCCTTGAAGACACCTATAGTACTTCTACTATATTGCTATAGTCTATCTTCCAAGTACCATAGGGTTTCACGTAAAAATTGTGACACCTGAAGGGCCTGCCCTTCACGACACCTGATCAGAGCTAACAATCAGCCACCGGGGGTTGCAGTACGCCATACGGGCGCCCCCTGCACAGGAACTATTCATGTCGATCTTCTCCCAGGGCCTGGCGCCCGCCCCTGTCAATCACCAGGCCCTGAGCCCCTTGAGTTTCATCGAACGCACGGCGGCGGTCTATGGCCAGTACCCGGCGGTGATTCATGGTGCCATCCGGCGCAACTGGCAACAGACCTACGAACGCTCCCGACGCCTGGCCAGTGCCCTGGCCGGACGCGGTATCGGACAAGGCGACACGGTAGCCGTGATGCTGCCGAACATTCCGGCAATGCTCGAAGCGCACTTCGGTGTGCCGATGATTGGCGCAGTGCTCAATGCCCTCAACGTGCGCCTGGACGCCGAAGCCATTGCGTTCATGCTCGAACACGGTGAAGCCAAGGTGCTGATCACCGACCGCGAATTCCACAAGGTCATCAGCGCAGCGCTGGCGCTGATGGAATACCCGCCGCTGGTGGTCGATGTCGATGATCCGGAGTACGGCGAGGGTCAGGCGGTCAGCGACCTGGACTACGAGGCCTTTCTCGCCGAAGGCGACCCTGAGTTCGCCTGGCAATGGCCCGAGGATGAGTGGCAGGCCATTTCGCTGAACTACACCTCCGGCACCACCGGCAACCCCAAAGGCGTGGTCTATCACCATCGCGGCGCCTACCTCAACGCCCTGGGCAACCAGATGACCTGGGCCATGGGCAATCATCCGGTGTACCTGTGGACCCTGCCGATGTTCCACTGCAACGGCTGGTGCTACCCCTGGACCGTCACGGCGCTCGCAGGCACCCACGTATTCCTGCGCCGCGTCGACCCACAGCGGATCCTCACCCTGATCCGTGAACATCAGGTCAGCCACCTGTGCGGCGCGCCGATCGTGCTCAATGCCCTGATCAACATGCCCGAGTCGGCCAAGGCGGCCATCGATCACCCGGTCAACGCCATGGTCGCCGGTGCCGCGCCACCGGCCAAGGTCATCGGCGCGGTGGAAGAAATGGGCATCAAGGTCACCCACGTCTACGGCCTGACCGAGGTCTACGGCCCGGTGACCGTGTGCGCCTGGCATGCCGAATGGGACGAGCAACCGCTGGCTGAACGGGCGCGGATCAAGTCGCGCCAGGGTGTGCGCTACCCCACCCTTGAAGGCCTGATGGTTGCCGACCCGCAAACCCTGGAGCCGGTGCAACGCGATGGCAACACCCTGGGGGAGATCTTCATGCGCGGCAACACGGTAATGAAGGGCTATCTGAAAAACCCCGAAGCTACCGCCGAAGCCTTCCGCGGTGGCTGGTTCCACACCGGCGACCTGGCGGTCTGGCATGCCGACGGCTATGTGGAGATCAAGGACCGGCTCAAGGACATCATCATCTCCGGCGGCGAGAACATCTCCACCATTGAAGTCGAAGACACCCTCTACAAACACCCGGCCGTACTCGAGGCCGCCGTGGTTGCCCGCCCGGACGAGAAGTGGGGCGAAACACCCTGCGCCTACATCACCCTCAAGGTTGGCTTCGAGCAGACCCGCGACACCGACATCATCAGCTTCTGCCGTGAGCACCTGGCGGGGTTCAAGCTGCCCAAGACCGTGGTCTTCAGTGAGCTGCCGAAAACCTCCACCGGCAAGATCCAGAAGTACCTTTTACGCGACTGGGCCAAGGCGCTCTGATCCCCCTTTGACAGCGAGAACCCGCATGCCTGAATTCAATGCTCCACTGCGCGACATGCGCTTTGTCCTTCATGAAGTGTTCCAGGGCCCGGCCCTGTGGGCACGCCTGCCGGCGCTGGGCGAACGAGTGGACGCCGATACCGCCGATGCCATTCTCGAAGAAGCGGCGAAAATCACCGGCCAGCTGATCGCCCCGCTCAACCGCAGTGGCGATGAACAGGGCGTAACCTTTGACGCTGGCCAGGTACGCACCCCTGACGGTTTTGCCCAGGCCTGGCAGACCTACCGTGAAGGCGGCTGGGTCGGTCTTGCCGGCAACCCCGAGCACGGTGGCCTGGGCATGCCGAAAATGCTCGCAGTGCAGTTCGAAGAAATGCTCTACGCCGCCAACTGCAGCTTCAGCCTCTACTCGGCGCTGAGCGCAGGTTGCTGCCTGGCCCTCGACGCCCACGCCAGTGATGACCTCAGGGCCACTTACCTGCCGCCGTTGTACAGCGGCCAGTGGGCCGGCACCATGTGCCTGACCGAACCGCATGCCGGCACGGACCTGGGGATCATCCGCACCAGGGCGGAACCCACCGCCGATGGCAGTTACCGCATCAGCGGCACCAAGATCTTCATTACCGGCGGCGAGCAGGACCTGACCGAAAACATCATCCACCTGGTCCTGGCCAAATTGCCCGATGCCCCGGCCGGGCCCAAGGGTATCTCGCTGTTTCTGGTGCCCAAGTTCCTGGTCA encodes the following:
- a CDS encoding acyl-CoA synthetase — encoded protein: MSIFSQGLAPAPVNHQALSPLSFIERTAAVYGQYPAVIHGAIRRNWQQTYERSRRLASALAGRGIGQGDTVAVMLPNIPAMLEAHFGVPMIGAVLNALNVRLDAEAIAFMLEHGEAKVLITDREFHKVISAALALMEYPPLVVDVDDPEYGEGQAVSDLDYEAFLAEGDPEFAWQWPEDEWQAISLNYTSGTTGNPKGVVYHHRGAYLNALGNQMTWAMGNHPVYLWTLPMFHCNGWCYPWTVTALAGTHVFLRRVDPQRILTLIREHQVSHLCGAPIVLNALINMPESAKAAIDHPVNAMVAGAAPPAKVIGAVEEMGIKVTHVYGLTEVYGPVTVCAWHAEWDEQPLAERARIKSRQGVRYPTLEGLMVADPQTLEPVQRDGNTLGEIFMRGNTVMKGYLKNPEATAEAFRGGWFHTGDLAVWHADGYVEIKDRLKDIIISGGENISTIEVEDTLYKHPAVLEAAVVARPDEKWGETPCAYITLKVGFEQTRDTDIISFCREHLAGFKLPKTVVFSELPKTSTGKIQKYLLRDWAKAL
- a CDS encoding PAS domain-containing sensor histidine kinase, translating into MTHLLASDPQPSLILDASAAVLAVNPALQAMLGPWPARTVDYWLPSNVQALVNACLSQARAISDVEASVADKILLWTFIPASADQVLVRCRDATAERLAEREASQARRLYRLITENTTDLISRHSPDGCFLDASPASYRLLGYWPEELRGVAVQSLFHPQDRQQSLLQAAQALEQDGYQTMTCRVRHRDGRDLWFEIASRAIRETYTGAVVEIVSVSRDISVRIEAQENRRRLAEVVEANTDLVLFTDRDGQLSYLNRSARRALGLQDVEALPGLQALLDPALQQRLEREGWQCAEQTGVWHAETRLIPWQGAAAFPVSLVLLAHRGTGGERYYSLVARDMTERELRESQQRRHQDELAHSARLITLGELASGIAHEINQPLAAVVNYASASQRYLQVLDRDPQAALRVAQGLQRISEQATHAAEVIKRLRAFLRKEPRRLQALAIADVAIEAVRLCDWEAARDQVSIELQIGDPLPAVYADRVLLEQVLLNLLRNAIDANREQHQGQPSRIVLSAALVEGQLRIQVSDQGPGVPAERLDGIFTPFNTSKPEGLGLGLSMSRSIIEGFGGTLQAMPGVAGGLILCCRLAPVASV